A single genomic interval of Alistipes sp. ZOR0009 harbors:
- a CDS encoding Pls/PosA family non-ribosomal peptide synthetase, which yields MLEEEANAALILQWSGMAEYDMAPQGLLLHHFFEAAAAHDPNGIAIEYDGVKISYKEVDERANQFARYLSEQGVSLESKVAIMLPRTPFVYIAMLGVLKAGGAYIPLDPEIPGERVAYILEDSKATLIITAQQIIDRISDDLSAHSVFNVDVDASLLDRYELTKNEVLGLSPSNLCYIIYTSGTTGKPKGVLLEHRNVATYIASAQKIYSIGKNDRALQGFSVAFDASVEEIWVPFSVGATVVVGTFEIMRSGDRFADILSQLNISFLSCAPTLLSMVDGDIPSLRTLIFGGEVCTPDIAYRWCRGKRDVFNTYGPTEAAVIATYSKLEPLAEVTIGRPMPHYMVTILNENMEAVGVEQEGEIYIGGEAVARGYLNRDDLSAQKFVTIDRFTGSPVRFYKTGDLGRYNEKGEIVFVGRADSQVKVRGFRVELSEIEGLILKCDGVKASVVALDTETQQLAAYVVVRDGEVVKREQIALLLRSKLPYYMIPATLDEIDALPMTTSSKVDRNRLPKPQNPLAVNASRTIIEPSTPLEAALVDMLKSHFARTDVSMGDNFFDDLGGHSLLAALIVSDLRKQKMFETMSVVDIYKNPTIAKLAAELEQRYQESEQTNKVEVERDFYKPSRLSYYTCWFFQGLSMIFLAFLFGIEWLGPFFVYSYYYQADQGIAYSLMMMLVMYFALLPTLSVLSLALKWLIIGKIKAGKYKLWSFYYFRFWLVDKIINITPVIYFSGTPIMNLYLRLLGAKVGKNSYINTHSISAFDLLKVGENVSICTDSHLRGFIIKDGYLIIGSIEIEDDCFVGTRCCISENTKMQRNSSLDDLTMLLSGAVVPANESWQGSPGQKVGTNSTPERTKVWNSSHFMAYLIGVFVFPLLTMLAYFPGMMLITHLDYSRGDYGFLALTIVVAVSFVFMLCIIIAFLKWVMLGNIKEGRYRLSSTFYYKKWFFDQLMRLSLQVIGTLYTTLYLQKWFKLLGVKIGKRSEISTVEFISPDLLVAGDECFLADSVSVGASHVRNGYISIAKTHIGDRTFVGNSAVVSPGTILGNDVLLGVLSKMKPEHVPTPNDTSWFGSPAVFLPRRDVNHDFSESRTYKPSRKLFMLRYFIEFFRVTLPVTMFIVLASMITNVTSYLQAEKDLVELFLLFPLLYIGASIVGFAFMATLKWLVIGRYKPMNRPLWSGFVWRSELVTGFYENFGVLFFMNMLTGSPFIKFPLWLLGSKIGKRTCIYTTQITEFDLVKVGDHSVLNDNCTIQTHLFEDRVMKMSYVDIGKECTVGGMAVVLYDSQMEDGSKIENLSVLMKGERLPAFNTFVGAPAKPLR from the coding sequence ATGTTAGAAGAAGAAGCAAATGCAGCCCTGATTTTGCAATGGAGCGGAATGGCTGAGTACGATATGGCACCCCAAGGCTTGCTACTTCATCATTTTTTTGAAGCGGCTGCTGCTCACGATCCGAATGGCATCGCTATAGAGTATGATGGTGTAAAAATCTCTTACAAGGAGGTGGACGAGCGAGCTAACCAGTTTGCACGCTATCTTTCTGAGCAAGGCGTCTCTTTAGAAAGTAAGGTTGCCATAATGTTACCGCGTACGCCTTTTGTGTACATTGCCATGTTAGGTGTGCTAAAGGCTGGTGGTGCCTACATTCCGCTCGATCCTGAAATTCCTGGCGAACGAGTTGCTTATATTCTCGAAGATTCTAAGGCTACGCTTATTATTACCGCTCAGCAAATTATTGATAGAATAAGCGACGATCTTTCAGCGCATAGTGTATTCAATGTGGATGTTGATGCATCGCTGCTAGATAGGTACGAATTAACTAAAAATGAAGTTTTAGGTCTTTCTCCCAGCAACCTTTGCTATATCATCTATACTTCGGGTACAACCGGAAAACCCAAGGGCGTACTTCTTGAACATAGAAATGTGGCAACCTATATTGCTTCTGCCCAAAAGATTTACTCTATAGGTAAAAACGATCGTGCGTTACAAGGGTTTTCTGTAGCCTTTGATGCATCGGTAGAGGAGATTTGGGTGCCATTTTCGGTTGGTGCAACCGTTGTTGTTGGCACTTTTGAAATAATGCGCTCGGGCGATCGTTTTGCTGATATTCTTAGCCAGCTGAACATCTCGTTTCTTTCTTGCGCACCAACTCTGCTTTCGATGGTCGACGGGGACATTCCGTCGTTGAGGACTTTGATTTTTGGAGGCGAGGTTTGCACTCCAGATATTGCCTACCGTTGGTGTAGAGGTAAGCGCGACGTTTTTAACACCTATGGGCCAACAGAGGCGGCGGTTATTGCCACCTACAGCAAGCTCGAACCTTTAGCCGAGGTTACCATTGGTCGTCCAATGCCTCACTACATGGTAACCATCCTCAATGAAAACATGGAGGCAGTTGGGGTAGAGCAGGAGGGCGAAATTTATATAGGAGGAGAGGCTGTTGCTCGTGGATACTTGAATAGGGACGATTTATCAGCCCAAAAGTTTGTTACCATTGATAGATTTACAGGATCGCCAGTTCGTTTTTATAAAACGGGCGATCTAGGACGATACAATGAAAAAGGGGAAATCGTATTTGTAGGAAGAGCGGACTCTCAGGTAAAAGTTCGTGGTTTTAGGGTAGAACTTTCCGAAATCGAAGGGCTCATCTTGAAGTGTGATGGGGTAAAAGCTTCGGTGGTTGCTTTAGACACAGAAACGCAGCAGCTCGCCGCATACGTGGTGGTCCGAGATGGTGAGGTTGTGAAAAGGGAGCAAATAGCGCTACTGCTTCGTAGCAAGCTCCCCTACTATATGATTCCTGCAACGCTCGATGAGATTGATGCGCTTCCGATGACTACCAGCTCAAAGGTTGATAGGAACAGATTGCCCAAACCTCAAAATCCGCTGGCCGTAAATGCTTCGAGAACGATTATCGAGCCATCTACACCACTCGAGGCTGCTCTTGTGGATATGTTGAAAAGCCATTTCGCTCGTACAGATGTTTCGATGGGGGATAATTTTTTCGATGACCTTGGAGGACACTCGTTGCTGGCTGCGCTCATTGTTTCCGATTTGCGAAAGCAGAAAATGTTCGAGACAATGTCTGTTGTGGACATTTACAAGAATCCAACAATAGCGAAGCTGGCCGCAGAATTGGAGCAGCGTTATCAGGAGTCGGAGCAGACGAACAAGGTAGAGGTGGAGCGCGATTTTTACAAGCCATCGAGGTTAAGCTACTATACCTGCTGGTTTTTCCAAGGTCTATCAATGATATTCCTAGCGTTCCTTTTTGGGATTGAATGGCTTGGTCCATTCTTCGTTTACTCGTACTACTATCAGGCCGATCAGGGGATTGCCTACTCTCTAATGATGATGCTCGTTATGTACTTCGCATTGCTACCCACATTGTCGGTTCTTTCGCTGGCTTTGAAGTGGCTAATAATTGGTAAAATTAAAGCTGGGAAGTATAAGCTTTGGAGCTTCTACTACTTTAGATTTTGGCTGGTAGATAAGATTATCAACATCACTCCTGTGATTTATTTCTCAGGAACGCCCATCATGAACCTTTACCTGAGGCTGCTTGGTGCAAAAGTTGGGAAAAATTCGTACATCAACACGCACTCTATTTCTGCTTTTGACTTGCTTAAGGTGGGCGAGAACGTGAGTATATGTACCGATTCTCACCTTCGGGGATTTATCATTAAGGATGGATATTTAATTATTGGCAGCATCGAAATCGAGGACGACTGCTTTGTGGGTACCCGTTGCTGCATATCAGAGAATACCAAGATGCAGCGTAACTCTTCGCTCGACGACTTGACAATGCTTTTAAGCGGAGCTGTTGTTCCTGCAAATGAAAGTTGGCAAGGATCTCCAGGGCAAAAGGTGGGCACCAATAGCACTCCCGAGCGTACTAAGGTTTGGAATAGCTCCCATTTTATGGCCTACTTGATTGGGGTATTCGTATTTCCTCTTCTTACCATGTTGGCCTACTTTCCAGGCATGATGCTAATTACCCACCTCGACTACTCTCGTGGTGATTACGGATTTCTTGCGCTCACAATTGTTGTGGCCGTTTCATTTGTATTTATGCTTTGTATCATTATAGCATTCCTGAAATGGGTAATGCTCGGAAATATAAAGGAGGGGCGATATAGGCTCAGCAGCACATTCTACTACAAAAAATGGTTTTTTGATCAGCTGATGAGGTTAAGCTTACAGGTTATAGGTACGCTCTACACCACGCTTTACCTTCAAAAGTGGTTTAAGCTGCTGGGGGTAAAGATTGGCAAAAGGAGCGAGATTTCGACTGTTGAGTTTATATCTCCCGATCTTCTTGTGGCTGGCGACGAGTGCTTCCTTGCAGATTCTGTCTCGGTAGGGGCCTCCCATGTACGCAATGGCTATATCAGCATTGCCAAAACGCATATTGGCGATAGAACTTTTGTCGGTAACAGCGCCGTGGTTAGTCCTGGTACTATTTTGGGGAACGACGTGCTGTTGGGGGTGCTCTCTAAGATGAAACCAGAGCATGTACCGACACCTAACGATACCTCCTGGTTTGGTTCGCCAGCAGTTTTTCTTCCAAGGCGCGATGTTAACCACGATTTTAGCGAGAGTCGCACCTACAAGCCATCTAGAAAACTTTTTATGCTACGCTACTTTATCGAGTTTTTTAGGGTTACGCTTCCGGTAACGATGTTCATCGTTCTTGCTTCGATGATAACCAACGTAACCAGCTATCTGCAGGCCGAAAAGGACTTGGTGGAGCTATTCCTTCTATTTCCGTTGCTGTATATTGGAGCAAGCATTGTTGGCTTTGCCTTTATGGCTACCTTAAAATGGCTGGTTATAGGGAGGTATAAGCCGATGAATCGTCCGTTGTGGAGTGGTTTTGTTTGGCGTAGCGAGCTGGTAACGGGCTTTTACGAAAACTTCGGGGTGCTGTTTTTTATGAATATGCTAACAGGTTCTCCATTTATAAAATTCCCACTTTGGCTTTTGGGAAGCAAGATTGGTAAGCGAACCTGTATATACACCACACAAATTACAGAGTTCGACTTGGTGAAGGTGGGCGATCACTCTGTTTTAAACGACAACTGTACCATCCAAACGCACCTTTTTGAAGATCGAGTAATGAAGATGTCCTACGTGGACATAGGAAAGGAGTGTACGGTGGGGGGAATGGCTGTTGTTCTTTACGATTCGCAAATGGAGGATGGCTCGAAGATCGAAAACCTCTCCGTGCTGATGAAGGGGG
- a CDS encoding o-succinylbenzoate synthase, translating into MITAAVKPYTLMFARPAGTSRGVYQTRNSWYIVLRADDRVGIGECAPLPNLSCDDIPNYQERIEHFCEFINTGKGIDFEELRSCPSILFGFETALRDLSADEHIFWSTSFSRGESGIPINGLIWMGSHDYMLSQIDTKVSAGFRCLKLKVGAIDFDQELSLVQHIRERYSASDLEIRLDANGGFKPNEVLVKMDKFSKYHIHSIEQPIMARQIADMASLVKHAPIPVALDEELIGINAYSQKLELLEEINPHYIILKPSLHGGLLGSTEWIELANEHKIGWWITSALESNVGLNAIAQWCASLPVSMPQGLGTGMLFTNNIESPLSIKGQELWYDASSSWNFSEIL; encoded by the coding sequence GTGATTACAGCGGCTGTAAAACCATATACGCTAATGTTTGCTCGCCCTGCAGGGACTTCGCGAGGCGTTTATCAAACCAGAAATTCGTGGTATATCGTTCTTCGTGCTGACGATAGGGTTGGGATCGGAGAGTGTGCGCCGTTACCGAATTTGAGTTGTGATGATATACCCAACTATCAGGAGCGTATAGAGCATTTTTGTGAGTTTATTAATACGGGTAAAGGGATTGATTTTGAAGAGTTACGCTCGTGCCCTTCCATTCTTTTTGGTTTTGAAACGGCGTTACGAGACCTTAGCGCTGATGAGCATATATTTTGGAGCACCTCCTTTTCTAGAGGCGAATCGGGGATTCCGATAAATGGTTTAATATGGATGGGCTCGCACGATTATATGCTAAGCCAGATAGATACTAAGGTGTCGGCGGGCTTTAGGTGCCTAAAATTGAAGGTTGGTGCTATTGATTTTGACCAAGAGTTAAGTTTGGTACAACATATTCGCGAGCGCTATTCTGCATCTGATCTAGAGATTCGTTTAGATGCCAATGGCGGTTTTAAGCCTAACGAAGTGCTTGTAAAGATGGATAAGTTTTCAAAGTACCATATCCACTCCATTGAGCAACCGATTATGGCTCGTCAAATTGCTGATATGGCGTCGTTGGTTAAGCATGCACCAATCCCTGTAGCACTTGATGAGGAGCTTATCGGAATTAATGCATATTCCCAGAAACTGGAGTTGCTAGAGGAGATTAATCCGCATTACATAATATTGAAACCAAGCTTACATGGAGGGCTGCTGGGTTCTACCGAATGGATAGAGCTTGCCAATGAGCATAAAATAGGATGGTGGATAACCTCGGCTTTGGAATCGAACGTTGGCCTTAACGCCATTGCGCAGTGGTGCGCTTCGTTGCCGGTTTCCATGCCTCAGGGATTGGGGACAGGAATGCTTTTTACCAACAACATCGAATCTCCTTTAAGCATTAAAGGGCAGGAGTTATGGTACGATGCTTCTTCTTCGTGGAATTTTAGCGAAATTCTTTAG
- a CDS encoding AMP-binding protein — protein MDSLTLNGVTYSSKELKVLVSTSSDLREGYLRDFWSFIGEWYNDNDYVVVSTSGSTGKPKQLKVLKQHMVNSAHMTCSALGLEHDDNALLCLSTGYIAGKMMVVRAIVAGLNLTVIEPCGTPYIDKDYAFCAMVPMQVYNILTSSERMFSLSQVGKLIIGGGPISADLRQEIEQLTVECYSTYGMTETVSHIALRRLNGLHKQHSYHPFQGVTISLNSNGCLVIDAPSVCSSRLVTNDIAEIEEDGSFRILGRLDNVINTGGVKVIPEEVELKIGGCTTHSYAISSQPDARLGEKVVLVIEGGMECLFYFDDVLTPYERPRRIVYVDKIPLTPNGKINRVALREILATL, from the coding sequence ATGGATTCCTTAACGCTTAATGGTGTAACCTACTCCTCCAAGGAGCTAAAAGTGCTTGTTTCGACGAGTTCTGATTTAAGAGAGGGTTACCTTCGAGACTTCTGGTCGTTTATTGGGGAGTGGTATAATGATAACGATTATGTTGTCGTTTCTACATCGGGATCTACTGGCAAACCAAAGCAACTTAAGGTTCTTAAACAGCATATGGTAAATAGTGCCCATATGACTTGTAGCGCGTTGGGGTTGGAGCATGATGATAATGCTCTTCTATGCTTATCTACCGGTTATATTGCAGGGAAGATGATGGTTGTCCGAGCAATTGTGGCTGGATTAAATCTTACCGTTATTGAACCTTGTGGAACTCCGTATATTGACAAAGATTACGCCTTTTGCGCAATGGTTCCCATGCAAGTTTATAACATACTTACCTCCTCGGAGCGTATGTTTTCGCTTAGCCAAGTGGGAAAATTGATTATTGGCGGAGGCCCTATCTCTGCAGATTTGCGGCAGGAGATAGAGCAATTAACGGTTGAATGCTACTCAACCTATGGGATGACCGAAACGGTATCTCATATTGCGCTTCGAAGGCTCAATGGGCTCCATAAGCAGCATTCTTACCATCCTTTTCAAGGAGTTACCATTTCTCTTAACTCAAATGGATGTCTTGTAATTGATGCTCCTAGCGTTTGTTCATCTCGCTTAGTAACCAACGATATTGCCGAGATTGAAGAAGATGGTTCGTTCCGAATATTGGGTCGGCTAGACAATGTTATTAACACAGGAGGGGTTAAGGTGATCCCCGAGGAGGTCGAGTTAAAAATAGGAGGATGTACTACCCATTCTTACGCCATCTCCTCGCAGCCTGATGCCCGATTGGGCGAGAAGGTCGTGCTGGTTATTGAGGGAGGGATGGAATGCCTTTTCTATTTCGATGATGTGCTAACACCTTACGAACGCCCTCGTCGCATCGTCTATGTCGATAAAATTCCGCTAACGCCCAACGGTAAAATAAACCGTGTTGCTTTGCGAGAAATTCTTGCTACGCTGTAA